One window of Vanessa cardui chromosome 5, ilVanCard2.1, whole genome shotgun sequence genomic DNA carries:
- the LOC124529693 gene encoding glutaminyl-peptide cyclotransferase-like, with the protein MSNIVTTLFITVLCFTFINTDTPLKFYQQKDFHEAQELTDENIKDIAQLSDRQQFRKVLDEILIPRVVGTPNHEKVGNYIANEMRGLGWDVTEDVFPDKTPVFGTLNFKNIIAKLNPNADRYLVLACHYDSKYTREHVFVGATDSAVPCAMMINLAAVMSKQLDKLKTSSPSLMFIFFDGEEAFRQWGPKDSIYGARHLASMWHGTPYKDGANHLQRMDVLVLLDLLGCPDPVFYSYFKSTEKWYIRMATAEQRLAELGQMSAYSQGKAEQTYFRLSSSNAVIEDDHIPFMKKNVDILHVIPNPFPQIWHTAHDDITALDFNTIDNLNKIFRVFVAEYLHLTP; encoded by the exons atgtctAATATAGTTACAACTTTATTCATAACAGTGCTATGTTTTACCTTCATAAACACGGACACACCATTGAAGTTTTACCAACAAAAG GATTTCCATGAAGCACAAGAACTAACAGATGAAAATATCAAAGACATAGCCCAATTGTCTGATAGACAACAGTTCAGGAAAGTTCTTGACGAAATTCTGATACCGAGAGTAGTCGGTACTCCTAACCATGAAAAAGTTGGTAATTACATTGCCAATGAGATGAGAGGTCTAGGTTGGGATGTCACTGAAGATGTGTTCCCCGATAAGACCCCCGTTTTCGGgactttaaattttaagaatatCATTGCTAAATTAAATCCTAATGCTGACAGATATTTGGTATTGGCGTGCCATTACGACAGCAAGTATACACGAGAACACGTTTTTGTCG GGGCGACTGATTCTGCCGTGCCTTGTGCTATGATGATCAATCTCGCAGCGGTTATGTCGAAGCAGTTGGATAAGTTGAAGACTTCATCGCCAAGCCTTATGTTTATATTCTTCGACGGTGAAGAGGCGTTCAGACAATGGGGACCCAAAGATTCTATTTACGGTGCCAGGCATTTAGCGAGCATGTGGCACGGGACTCCGTACAAGGATGGTGCTAATCATTTACAAAGAATg GATGTATTAGTTCTTTTGGATCTTCTCGGCTGTCCCGATCCAGTGTTCTACAGCTACTTCAAGTCCACTGAAAAGTGGTACATACGAATGGCAACCGCGGAACAGCGCTTAGCCGAACTCGGGCAGATGTCTGCGTACTCGCAGGGCAAGGCTGAGCAAACATACTTCCGGCTCTCCAGCTCGAACGCTGTCATCGAGGACGACCACATACCGTTCATGAAAAAGA ACGTGGACATTCTTCACGTAATCCCGAATCCGTTCCCGCAAATATGGCACACGGCGCACGACGATATCACAGCGCTGGACTTCAATACCATAGACAATCTTAACAAGATCTTCCGAGTGTTTGTGGCTGAGTATCTCCATTTAACACCCTAG
- the LOC124529837 gene encoding raffinose invertase-like codes for MDIHIFIVILWVLILSGDFSDLGHVNSLLNRDKRFLKKKYRPIYHITAPEGWISSPTGFAYYKRQYHIFFQYYPYNGAWDHVSWGHAISDNLIDWIHFPTALMPKDQYDRHGCLAGCALVHNNLLTLFYTGNVISGYESLQTQNVAISSDGMFFEKYLFNPIIRESPSEIGEFRNPKVWRFRKVWYMIVGTTSRERNGQLVLYTSRDMFNWDLNGTLVNSYGDMGNMWENPDLFELDGYHVLIISVQGADSWRFRNVYQTGYILGHFNYVKSQFDDMEVSIATFNQLDYGHDFYTVKTMRAKDGRRLLIGWLGMWESEFIESSFGWASMLTIVRELRINKNGRIRMKPIEEIIQLREELIENAWYKPGEFYQAESQSFELLVNSTSVFSDVKLIFEWKFGQFVIEYSADNGYISIDRGGNDGVRRAYWSPVDYVYIRIFVDSSSIEVFCGDGDVVFSSRIYPNKIRVRIAGYSKVHIMQYKLRRSVGSDKKRRHRVNNNLINSYIY; via the coding sequence AtggatatacatatttttatcgtcATATTGTGGGTTTTGATTTTATCTGGAGATTTTAGTGATCTTGGACATGTGAATTCGTTATTAAATCGTGACAaacgttttttaaaaaagaaataccgACCTATTTATCACATAACAGCACCAGAAGGTTGGATCAGTAGTCCTACTGGATTTGCTTATTACAAGAGGcagtatcatatattttttcaatattatccATATAATGGGGCATGGGATCATGTAAGTTGGGGACATGCCATCAGTGACAATTTAATAGATTGGATACATTTTCCAACAGCATTGATGCCAAAAGATCAATATGATAGGCATGGTTGCCTGGCAGGTTGTGCATTAGTCCATAATAACTTACtgacattattttatacggGTAATGTAATATCCGGCTATGAATCATTGCAAACACAAAACGTAGCTATAAGTAGCGACGGAATGTTCTTTGAAAAATATCTGTTTAACCCTATTATAAGAGAATCACCGAGTGAAATAGGAGAGTTCAGAAATCCTAAAGTCTGGCGTTTCCGTAAAGTTTGGTACATGATTGTTGGAACAACATCTCGAGAAAGAAATGGTCAGCTAGTTTTATATACCTCAAGAGATATGTTTAATTGGGATTTAAATGGAACATTGGTAAATTCATATGGAGATATGGGCAATATGTGGGAAAATCCAGATTTATTTGAACTAGATGGCTACCATGTCCTAATTATTTCAGTTCAAGGAGCGGATAGTTGGAGGTTCAGAAATGTATATCAGACAGGATATATTCTAGGACATTTCAATTACGTTAAGAGCCAGTTCGACGATATGGAAGTTTCTATAGCTACTTTTAATCAACTCGATTATGGACATGATTTTTACACTGTTAAAACAATGCGTGCTAAAGATGGGAGGAGATTGTTAATAGGGTGGTTGGGAATGTGGGAAAGTGAATTTATTGAATCTTCCTTTGGTTGGGCAAGCATGTTGACGATCGTTCGAGAATTGCGCATAAATAAAAACGGTCGAATTCGAATGAAACCTATCGAGGAAATTATTCAACTTAGGGAAGAATTAATAGAAAACGCTTGGTATAAACCTGGTGAATTCTACCAAGCTGAAAGTCAATCTTTTGAGTTATTAGTTAATTCAACTTCAGTATTTTCAGATGTTAAACTTATATTCGAATGGAAATTTGGTCAATTTGTTATTGAATATTCTGCAGATAATGGATACATCAGTATAGATCGAGGTGGTAATGACGGTGTACGAAGAGCGTATTGGTCACCCGTTGATTACGTTTATATACGAATTTTCGTTGATTCCAGTTCTATAGAAGTATTTTGTGGAGATGGTGACGTTGTCTTCTCTAGCAGAATCTATCCAAACAAAATACGTGTACGAATAGCTGGATATTCTAAAGTCCACATAATGCAATATAAGTTAAGACGCAGCGTAGGTTCTGATAAAAAACGAAGACACCGAGTAAACAACAATCTAATAAACtcctatatatattaa
- the LOC124529905 gene encoding ATP-dependent DNA helicase Q1-like — protein MKSIEDLEKEVKEVDKELKKIDTELLKLKNIQRELHEKKSLLKKSINKIKSDSLASVDWARNTYEWSKNVKKTLNDVFRIDSFRPKQLSAINSTLAGQHAIVVMPTGAGKSLCYQLPALVKPGVTIVISPLISLMEDQVRSLKNRNIQATLMTSTSPKDETLKALNVLKDKNTKIKLLYVTPERLAKSKRFMSNLQKCYAEGRLQRIAIDEVHCCSQWGHDFRPDYKYLGILSNMFPKTPILGLTATATSHVLSDVQKILNIPGCLVIKSTFNRPNLYYKILEKPTSQEECLTILEKLLKYRYKGESGIIYTNSIKDSEELAQGLRKRGLAVGCYHANMEAESRSKVHLKWHEKGYQAIVATVAFGMGIDKPDVRFIIHHTISKSMENYYQESGRAGRDGQRAECLTLYRMQDVFKISTMVFSAVGSIDHLYGIVKYCLNGTLCRRQLIAQHFDEDWGDTDCNKMCDVCSHPNSNIREISLEQHCKILSGIIDNAHAQDTKVTAQKLLDAWYLKGPVPLRHKGKEPNFSRSIGEDVIAFLLVEGYLIEDFHFTAYSTISYIKKGPNMEAINDDNFTLKMPLRKYTEFHLDRPAPKDDSVIGNEILEIRKRKASSEVNESRKSKIIVIDE, from the coding sequence atgaaatcgatTGAAGACTTAGAAAAGGAGGTGAAAGAGGTTGATAAAGagctaaaaaaaattgatactgagttattaaaattaaaaaatattcagcgCGAATTGCACGAGAAGAAATCTTtactaaaaaaatctataaataaaataaagtctgaTTCATTGGCAAGTGTAGATTGGGCTAGAAATACGTATGAATGGTCAAAGAATGTCAAGAAAACTCTTAACGACGTTTTTAGAATAGATTCATTTAGACCAAAGCAATTGAGTGCTATAAATTCTACTCTTGCTGGTCAACATGCAATTGTAGTAATGCCTACAGGAGCTGGTAAAAGTCTCTGCTACCAGCTTCCAGCACTGGTAAAACCTGGTGTTACCATAGTTATATCACCCctcatctccttaatggaagatcaGGTGCGATCACTAAAGAACAGAAATATCCAAGCTACGCTGATGACAAGCACAAGTCCAAAAGATGAAACATTAAAAGCTTTAAATGTACTGAAAGATaagaatacaaaaattaaacttttatacgTTACACCTGAGAGACTTGCCAAAAGTAAGAGGTTTATGTCCAATTTGCAAAAATGTTATGCTGAAGGTAGATTGCAAAGAATTGCCATTGATGAAGTTCACTGCTGCTCTCAATGGGGTCATGATTTTAGACCAGATTACAAGTACCTTGGCATTTTGTCTAATATGTTTCCCAAAACTCCAATCTTAGGATTAACTGCAACAGCAACATCCCATGTATTAAGTGATGTACAGAAGATACTTAACATTCCTGGTTGTTTAGTGATAAAATCAACATTTAATAGacctaatttatattacaaaattttagaaaaaccaACCTCACAGGAAGAGTGCTTAACAATACTCGAAAAGCTTTTAAAATACAGGTACAAAGGAGAAAGTGGTATTATTTACACTAATAGTATCAAAGATTCTGAAGAATTAGCTCAAGGGCTAAGAAAAAGGGGCTTGGCTGTGGGCTGCTATCATGCCAATATGGAAGCGGAATCAAGATCTAAAGTACATTTGAAGTGGCATGAAAAAGGCTATCAAGCTATTGTGGCAACTGTTGCCTTTGGCATGGGTATTGATAAACCAGATGTCAGGTTTATTATTCATCACACCATCAGTAAATCAATGGAAAATTACTACCAGGAGAGTGGAAGAGCTGGTCGTGATGGTCAAAGAGCAGAATGTCTTACTTTATACAGAATGCaggatgtttttaaaataagtaccaTGGTATTCTCTGCAGTCGGAAGTATAGATCATCTATATGGTATAGTTAAGTATTGTCTGAATGGAACCTTATGTAGAAGACAGTTAATCGCTCAACATTTTGATGAAGATTGGGGAGATACTGATTGCAATAAAATGTGTGATGTTTGCTCAcatccaaattcaaatataagagAAATAAGTCTCGAACAACATTGTAAAATACTATCTGGCATTATTGATAATGCTCACGCACAAGATACGAAAGTTACTGCTCAAAAGTTACTTGATGCATGGTACTTAAAAGGACCTGTTCCACTTAGACATAAAGGAAAAGAACCTAATTTTTCAAGGTCTATAGGTGAAGATGTAATAGCATTCCTGCTTGTAGAAGGGTATCTTATTGAAGATTTTCATTTTACAGCTTATTCAACTATTTCATACATAAAGAAAGGTCCTAATATGGAAGCAATTAATGATGACAATTTTACATTGAAAATGCCCTTAAGAAAATATACAGAATTCCATTTAGACAGACCAGCCCCCAAAGATGATTCAGTCATTGGAAAtgaaatttt